In Amia ocellicauda isolate fAmiCal2 chromosome 7, fAmiCal2.hap1, whole genome shotgun sequence, one genomic interval encodes:
- the LOC136752759 gene encoding PTB domain-containing engulfment adapter protein 1 — MTPLEDDEIYFTVKFLGRIEADQPDGLRILNEAAGTLKMSEGSVASKLKNKHRKTSLFLSISGIDILDHKTKFMLHSCPLSTISFCAVHQTMPNLFGFISKGSAGKGHYCYLFKSTKFSHLLVSIIGEAFYAAKGREDFGGDKDLMVESLRHKNKILQKENTMLKKKIAKMEEKMDANKG; from the exons ATGACTCCCTTAGAGGATGACGAGATCTATTTCACAGTCAAG TTTCTGGGACGAATAGAAGCGGATCAGCCAGACGGCCTACGGATTCTAAATGAAGCGGCAGGAACTTTGAAG ATGTCTGAGGGCTCCGTGGCCAGCAAACTGAAAAACAAGCATCGCAAGACATCTCTGTTTCTGTCCATCAGTGGGATTGACATCCTGGACCACAAAACCAAG TTCATGCTGCACAGCTGCCCTCTGTCCACCATCTCCTTCTGCGCAGTGCACCAGACCATGCCCAACCTCTTTGGCTTCATCTCCAAGGGCTCTGCAGGCAAGGGCCACTACTGCTACCTGTTCAAGAGCACCAAGTTC TCCCATTTGCTGGTGTCCATCATCGGAGAAGCATTCTATGCCGCTAAGGGCCGAGAGGACTTCGGGGGAGACAAGGACCTGATGGTTGAATCCCTGAGACACAAG AATAAGATACTGCAGAAGGAGAACACCATGCTGAAAAAGAAGATTGCCAAGATGGAGGAGAAAATGGATGCCAACAAGGGCTAA